In a single window of the Pseudomonadota bacterium genome:
- a CDS encoding polysaccharide biosynthesis protein produces MPVRLRGNGRSWVVMAHDVALAAISYLFSLWLRLGSSFFTWSGEVIWLGLALFTLVAAVVFWWAGLHKRVWRYVSLDDLFAIVRAVFLVNLVFLVTLFMVTRLAEFPRSTLAIDVFVLTGLMAAPRVLYRLSQDRAFKALFERGGARRVPVLLIGWGDAADLFARRATAADATYRIVGLIEDRTEWQGRRVRGMEVLGRAADLPSVVERLTHRGIRPERLVIGSEATGAEVRTLLDAADRLAIPLSRLPPPSRLEHPSEPESDIRPIAVEDLLGRPQAVLDRSRIQHLIGGKRVMVTGAGGSIGGELARQIAELAPAHLALFDISEYALYQIDLELAEGWPEVKRTATLGDVRDRARVEQIMARERPELVFHAAALKHVLLMETNPNEAVLTNVIGTRTVADAARGASVEAMVLISTDKAVNPSSIMGASKRLAEAYCQALDIALRPSGGTRIVTVRFGNVLGSTGSVVPLFKRQLARGGPLTVTHKEMTRFFMTVREAVELVLHASVPEADAADVGAIHVLDMGPPVKILDLAHQMIRLAGKRPEIDVKIEFVGLRPGEKLSEELFHDGEASMPTSQAGILLARPRTADHALLSRALDELAEAARQRRSEQTLQLIRRLVPEYQAEAAAERKVGRV; encoded by the coding sequence ATGCCCGTGCGCTTGAGGGGCAACGGCCGGTCGTGGGTCGTGATGGCGCATGACGTGGCGCTGGCGGCGATCTCCTATCTCTTCTCGCTGTGGCTCCGCCTGGGCAGCAGCTTCTTCACCTGGTCGGGCGAGGTGATCTGGCTCGGCCTAGCGCTGTTCACGCTGGTCGCCGCCGTGGTGTTCTGGTGGGCCGGACTGCACAAGCGGGTGTGGCGCTACGTCTCCCTCGACGATCTTTTCGCCATCGTGCGCGCCGTGTTCCTCGTCAACCTGGTGTTCCTGGTCACCCTGTTCATGGTGACGCGGCTGGCCGAGTTCCCGCGCTCGACCCTGGCGATCGACGTCTTCGTGCTGACCGGGCTCATGGCGGCGCCGCGGGTGCTCTATCGCCTGTCCCAGGACCGGGCGTTCAAGGCCTTGTTCGAGCGGGGCGGCGCAAGGCGCGTGCCGGTGCTGCTCATCGGCTGGGGCGATGCGGCCGATCTCTTCGCCAGGCGCGCCACGGCGGCGGATGCCACCTACCGCATCGTCGGACTCATCGAGGATCGTACCGAGTGGCAGGGACGCCGCGTGCGCGGCATGGAGGTGCTCGGCCGCGCCGCCGACCTTCCTTCCGTAGTCGAGCGCCTGACCCATCGCGGCATCCGTCCCGAACGCCTGGTCATCGGCAGCGAAGCGACCGGTGCCGAGGTGCGCACGCTCCTCGATGCGGCCGATCGGCTGGCCATACCCTTGAGCCGTCTGCCGCCGCCGTCGCGTCTCGAGCACCCGAGCGAGCCCGAGAGCGACATCCGCCCGATCGCGGTCGAGGATCTTCTGGGTCGGCCTCAGGCGGTGCTCGACCGCTCCCGCATCCAGCACCTCATCGGCGGCAAGCGCGTCATGGTGACCGGGGCCGGCGGCAGCATCGGCGGCGAGCTCGCGCGCCAGATCGCCGAGCTCGCTCCGGCGCATCTGGCACTCTTCGACATCAGCGAATACGCGCTCTACCAGATCGATCTGGAGCTGGCCGAAGGCTGGCCTGAGGTCAAGCGAACCGCGACCCTGGGCGATGTGCGCGACCGCGCCAGGGTCGAGCAGATCATGGCGCGCGAGCGGCCCGAGCTGGTGTTCCACGCCGCCGCCTTGAAGCACGTGCTGCTGATGGAGACGAACCCGAACGAGGCGGTGCTGACCAACGTCATCGGCACCCGCACCGTCGCCGATGCGGCGCGAGGTGCGAGTGTCGAGGCGATGGTGCTGATCTCCACCGACAAGGCGGTCAATCCATCCAGCATCATGGGCGCTTCCAAGCGGCTGGCGGAAGCCTATTGCCAGGCGCTCGACATCGCACTCCGCCCAAGCGGCGGCACCCGCATCGTGACGGTGCGCTTCGGCAATGTGCTGGGCTCGACCGGCTCGGTGGTGCCGCTGTTCAAGCGCCAGCTCGCCCGCGGCGGACCGCTCACCGTCACCCACAAGGAGATGACGCGCTTCTTCATGACCGTGCGCGAAGCGGTCGAGCTGGTGCTGCACGCCTCGGTGCCGGAAGCGGACGCGGCCGATGTCGGCGCCATCCACGTCCTCGACATGGGCCCGCCGGTGAAGATCCTCGACCTCGCCCACCAGATGATCCGGCTCGCCGGCAAGCGGCCGGAGATCGACGTCAAGATCGAATTCGTCGGCTTGCGGCCGGGCGAGAAGCTCAGCGAAGAGCTGTTCCATGACGGCGAAGCATCGATGCCGACCAGCCAGGCCGGCATCCTCTTGGCGCGCCCCCGCACCGCCGATCACGCGCTGCTGAGCCGCGCCTTGGACGAGCTCGCCGAGGCCGCCCGCCAGCGGCGCAGCGAGCAGACCTTGCAGCTCATCCGCCGGCTGGTGCCGGAATACCAGGCCGAGGCCGCGGCCGAGCGCAAGGTGGGAAGAGTCTAA